The window TGCATGTCCCCAGGTCACTGTGGGGGGCCCCACCTCCCCTAGCCCAGCAGGGCCTCACCTTGAACTTCATGGCACTGAGCTTGTAGAGGATGTCCCCCAGGCTGTCCCTGATGGTGGCCCAGGTGAGGCGGCGCTCGCCAGTGGCCTCCACGGCATGCCGAGCCAGCTCATAGAAGGTCACCATGTTGTGGAGCATGCCCACGGTCTTGTAGAAGGGGCAGAACCTGGGCAGGgggtggcagagggctggacacAGGGCTGCATGTGGCCTTGGTGGGGTTGTGGTGGCCTGGGGGGGGGCTGCGGTGGCCTGGGGGTGCGGTGGGCTAGGGGGGTACCTGTCATAGGAGGAGTAACCGTTCTGCTGTAGGAAGTCATccttgagcagcttggccaCCTCCAGTGTCACCTTGTCAGCCTCAGCTAGGGATGCCTACAGGGCGTGGCTCTGTAGTGTccctccccacacccccacCCTGGTCCcatcccacagctctgctctccagcccacaCCCACCCTTCCCATTCCAGGCCTCCTTGCTCAAGTTGCTCCCATTCTgtatctcccacagcatcctgatTCTCATCCCACATTACTGTCCAATATTCAACATCCCATCTCCACCTCCATCATCTTCAGTTccatctccatccccatccAATGTTCTATATCCCATATCTCaaccccacctccacctccatctccatccccaCCTCCACTTCTATCTCTACTTccatctccatccccatcccatGTTCTATATCCCGTATCTATttcccacctccacccccatcTCTacctccatccccatccccaacTCCACCTCCATCTCCACCGCCACCTCCATCCCTATTCCCATCCCCATACCACCTCCCCActccccctgcctctcctcccgcCACCCTCCCCTTCCTCACCTTCCCAACCAGCTGGACGATCTCCGccagctcctcctcttcctgcaggatgctgcGGGCTCGACTGCGCAGCGCCGGGAACTCAGGGTGCAGCCGTTCGTAGTGCGGCTCCAGCGCCCGCAGGTAGCGGCTGTAGCTGATCAGCCAATTGAGCGAGGGGAAGTGCTTGCGCTGcgccagcttcttgtccagcccccAGAACACCTGCGAGGGACACCGCACTGCCACCACCTTGGGGACACCAccaagggacaggaggggacccTGCACACCTGAATGAGGACATtgccaagggacaggaggggacccTGCTCAGCTGAATGGGACATTGCCAGGGGACGAGAGGGGACCCTGCACACCTGAACAGGGACATTGTCATGGGGCAATGGAGGAGTCCCTGCTCAGCTGAATGGGGACATTGCCAAGGGACGAGCTGGGGACGCTGCTCACCTGCACAATGCCCAGCGTGGCTGAGGTGACAGGGTCCGAGAAGTCACCTCCCGGTGGGGACACTCTTGAGATGGCATAGGGAAGGGGATGGAGATGAGATGTGGGATATGGGACATAGGATGGAGGTGGGATGCAGATGAGGACAGGGATGGGAATAGAGGTGAGGAcagcaatggggatggagatgggAAAAGGGACAGGAATGGGGATAAGGATGGAGATAGGGAGGGGGATGTACAAGGATATGGATATGATGATGGAAATGAAATaggatggagctggggatgtcTGATACAGGACAGAGATGGAGATGGGGGTGGAGATGGGGATGGGATGTGGGATATGTGCCATAGAAttgtgacaggagtgggggtgGAGATGACAGTGGGATACGGGACATGAGATGGGGATGGGGGTTGGGGTCTGGCATAGGGATGGATACAGAGTTATGGAGTGGAGGTGTATGTGGAGATGGAAATGAGGATGGGGACAAGGATGGAGATGGGGCAGGGATGAGGTGTGTGATACAGGACACAGGATGGGCATGGAAATGGCATTGGAAATGGGCAAAGGAGACAAAGATGAGGGTGGTGATGACACCAATGGAGATGGAGAGTGGGAATGGGATGTGAGCTCTGGGATATGAGACATAGGATTGAGGATGGAATGAGCATGGGCATGGGCTGGAGATGAgcatggggataggatgagggctgTGGGACATGGCATTGAGGATGGGATGAAGATGAGGATAGGGATGTGGGACACAGGACTGAGGACTGAATGGGCATAGGCATGGGATGGAGATGAGGATGGGGATTTGGGACATGGGATTGAGGATGGGATGTGGCATATGGGCACATGATGGGATGGGGACATGAAGGCCAGTGAGCACCACTGCGAGACACAGAGAACGTGGGACATGGTGAGTACTGGGGGCGCGCCTGGCACagggagcactgctgggctcgggggtgggcagggctgtgggggtgTCCCGAGGGCTGTGGGGGTGTCTccaaccccacaacctctccctTACTCACGCTCCAACGATGCTAACGCTGCCTTCGCGGGTGGGGGACCCCAGGCAGCGCACTCGCCCCGCACGCTCATAGAAGGATGCCAGGCGGGCACCCAGGTAGGCAGGGTACCCActgtctgcaggcagcctgACATCAGCACAGGGCACCCGAGGGAGAGGCCTTCGAGAGATGCCCACCCCGGAAGCTGGGGGGAAGGTCCTCACCTGCTGGCATCTCTGCCAAGCGCCCAGAGATCTCTCTCAGGGCCTCCGCCCAGCGTGAGGTGGAGTCTGCCATCATGCTGACATGATACCCCATGTCACGGAAGTACTCGGACAGCGTGATGCCTGCCAGGGTAGCATGAGGTTGGCACGAGATTGTCACCACCATGGCAAAGCCACAGCTGGGTGTGTGCCCCTCATGCGCTGGGAATGTGCTCCAGTGAGCTCtcacctgcctctctgctgggtACCTGGGCATGTGGCTGGGCACAGGCGTGGCCTCAAGGGGTGTGTTACTGACACACAGGGTCACATGTACCCATGGACCCTGATGTGTGCCCATGAAACTCACATGTGCCCATGGACCTTCACGTGTGCCCATGCATGGTCATACATCTTGTGCATGCTCACATGTGCCCACAGATTCTCACACATGCCCACACACCTATGTGCTTGTGGATCCCACATGTGCCTACACCCACTCAGCTGTGCCCAAGGACCCTCACATGTGCTATGGACACTCactcatgccacagactctcttccatTCCACGAATCCTCACCCGTGCCCTTGTACCATCACCCATGCCATGGACCTTCACCCAGACATGGACTATCACCCATGCCCATGAACCCTCACCCATGCCCAGTTCCTCCCACTCACCAGTGTAGATGGAGGCCTCCCGGGCAGCCACTGGCATGTTGGAGGTGTTTGCCACCAAGGTTGTGCGCTTCATGATGGTCTCCGTCCTGCCATCCACCTCCatggtgagctgggagagattggcaccaccatcaccacctggTCACAAGGGTCCCGGGGcccagctgccctgtgccacctgtgaaACCCTGAGGTGTGTGCCCACCTCGGGGAAGTCCCTCAGGACCTCGGACATCTCATTGCCGCGCTCACCACAGCCCACATAGACAATGATGTCGCTGTTGGAGTACTtggagagggactgggagatGACTGTCTTGCCGCAGCCAAAGGCCCCAGGGATGGCTGTGGTGCCACCCTGGACACACCTGGGGATAGGGGGGCACATGGGCAGTGGCTGTCAATGAGGAATGGTGCCCCCATAACACGTTCTACCATGGAGGTCctggccccatccctgtccccatttCCATCCCTGTACCTGTCCTCATCACCATTCTCATCCTTGTTCTCATCCCTGTTCTCATCCCCATTCCTGTCACATTTCCACTCCATCCTTGTCCCCATCTCCATTCTCATCCCTGTCCTTGTCTCCATCTCTATCCCCACCCCTGtttccatccccatccctgtccccatttCCATCTCCATCCCTGTCTCCATCTTCATCCCCATACTTGTCTCCATCTCCACCCCCATCCCCATGCCCATTCTTGTCCAAAAATCTCCATCTCGTCCCATCTTTGTCCCCACCTTGTCCCCAGGGATGGCTCTGTCCCCCTACAGCGTCTCGTctcccccatccccacccctgtctcctctcccagtctccactccccatctccagcttcctcacTCTCCCTATCCCTGTCCCCCATCTCCATCCCAGTCCTTGTCCCCATCTCCCACTATTGTCCCCGTCTGTGTGCCTACGGGAAGAGGGCATCCAGCACCCTCTGCCCGGTCAGCAGGGGGTGGTTTGCGGGCAGCTTCTCCGCCACCGGCCTCGTTTGCCGCACCggccacacctgcagcatctgcagcttcTCGGTGCTGCCTTGGAagtccagctccagcaccacgTCCTGGAGCGGGACAGGGAGGACATATGGGGTCAAGACTGTCCTGCAACGTCTGCTGGATCCCATTGGAATGGATCCCGGATCCCAGCTCCCCCGATGGAGCCTTTACTGAGCGCAGCATCGCgtccccgccccctccccgccaCCGAGAGGTGGGGCCAGGGGGAGCAGAGCGTCAGGGACACGGCAAAGGACAAGAGCATGGGGCCAAGGATGGAGCAGGGATGCGGGGGGGAcaaggaagggacagggcagAGGAACAGGGCAGGATCGGGGGCACGGGGAGGGGACAGGACAGAAGGGACAAAGAGGGGACAGGGCGAGATGAGGAGACgagagggagcaggggaacTAGAGAAGGACAGGAAGGGGACaagggcaggaggggacaggaCGTATGGAACAGGACATGATGAGGGGGacaaggagggggcagcacAGGGTGAGCAGGGTAGGGTAGGGAGGACAAGGAGGAAACAGGATAAGGGGGACAAGGCAGGATgagtgggacagggaggggatacgatgggggggaatgaagcaacaGAGTGGGGCagctgggacagggagggaacagCAGAGTGTGGCCAGGACGGGACAGGGGAAGCggagcaggggacaggggaggaagggaagggaagggaagggaagggaagggaagggaagggaagggaagggaagggaagggaagggaagggaagggaagggaagggaagggaagggaagggacgggaagggaagggaagggaagggaagggaagggaagggaagggaagggaagggaagggaagggaagggaagggaagggaagggaagggaagggaagggaagggaagggaagggaagggaagggaagggaagggaagggaagggaagggaagggaagggaaacggCGCGGGGTGGGGGGCatgggagggacagggaaggatGGGAGACAGGGAGGGGACAAGGCAGGATCGGAGGAACAGAGACAGGACAGAGCAGGGCGGGACAAGGAGgggacaggacagggcaggGCGAGGGGACAGGTGAACTGAGCAGGACGGGAGGGATGACATCGTCACCCGCCACCGCCCGCCCGTACCGAGACGCTGTAGTGCCCAGGGGGTGCGATGTAGGTGACAGTGCCCCGGCTGCGAGGTGGCACCATGATCTTATGCTGAATCAGGGAGTTCTCAGCCACTGTCCCGTAGATGTCACCTCCAGTGACGTGGCTCCCAACCTGGCAGGGggtggccatgaagatgctggacCCCAATGGGAACAAGGTGCTGGGACACGGAATGTCTCCAGGTCCCTGTGTCCCCACATTGCTGTGTCCCAGCCTGGCAAAGGGTGGTCATGATGATGCAGGACCTCAATGAGGACAAGGTGATGGGAGAAGCAATATTGCCATGTCCCTACATCCCTGTGTCCCCACATGCCTGTGTCCCCATGTCCCTGTATCCCCACATAGTTGTGTCCTCGCGTCCCTACATCCCTGCGTCCTCATGTGCCCACGTTCCCGTGTCTCTGTGTCCTCATGTCCCCGCTTCCCCGTGTCCCAGCCTGCCAAGGGATGTCCTTGACGGCGCAggtccccagcaggcagcagggacgtCGCCGCATCCCCACGTCCTCTGTTGTGTCCCCAGGACGCCCTCGGTGACACGCACCCGCACGTTCTTGCTGGGGACAAAGTCCCAGGAGAGGTGGCGCGGCAGGGAGGGGACGTTGGTGCCCCGCGGGATGTAGATGCTGCGAGTCAGCTCCGCGATGTCCCGCAGCGGCCGCTGGATTCCATCGAAAATGGATCCCAGGATCCCGGGTCCCAGCTCCACCGACAGAGGCTTCCCCGTGCGCAGCACAGGATCCCCGACCCGCACTCCCGCTGCGACCCCCGCTCAGGAAAGGCCACCGAGAGATGGGCACAGGGGGACCGGAGCGAcaaggggcagggcaggagcatggGGACATAGAGGGGACAGggattgggggagggggggccaCGACACACAAGGAAGAGACAGGGCAGGATGAGGCGGGACGgaacagggaggggacaggaccGGGGGGACAGGGCAGGATAGGGGAGATTAGGAAGGGACGGGACAAAGCAGGACGGGAGGGACAAGGAGGGGACAGAGCAAGGTGAGAGGACGAGAGGGGGCAGGGTAACTGAGTGGGACGGGACAGGACGGGggggacagggcagggtgagTGGAACAGAGAGGGGGCAGGATAGTGGAGACTAAAAAGGGATGGGACAGGGCAAGCTGGGGGAGAcagggagaggacaggagagcGGAGACAGAGCAAGAttggggggacagggagggaatgggagcgtgaggggacagggagggggcaggagatATGGAACAGGACAGGACGAGAGGAATAAAGAGGGACCAGGACAGGATCGGGGGACAGGACATAATGAGAACAAGGAGAGGCCAGAACAGGGGGACAAGGaggggacaggacaagaaacaCAAGGCAGGATGAAGTGGgacagggaggaggcaggatgGGAGGGACGCAGCGACAgggtggggcaggggagggtgaCAAGGACggggcagggggagcagagCGGGAAGGGgcggaagggaagggaagggcagggagatgaggagggaggacaaagggacagggagggacaaAGGGACAGAGAAAGACAAGGGGACAGGGAAGGACAGGAGGGACGAGGAGGAAGAACGGGATAAGGAGGATAAGGGGACAAGAAAGGACAGGGGGGAcggagagaagggcagggacaggctggagggtggggagaggacgCGGTGCCGGGGGTGGGGTGGCGAGGCACAGGGTGCCAGGCGCGGTGCCAGGATACAGGTCTCCTCGTAGACCTGGAGGGTGGCCATGTCCCCCTCCAGCCGGATGATCTCCCCCACCAGCTCGGCGTGTCCCACCCGCACCAGCTCGTACATGGCCGCTCCTGCCATGCGGGTGGCTGTCACCACTGCGGGGACATGGCACTGTCACCCCCAaatcctcccctccccaccacctcctcccgTCCTGCCCCCGGCTCACCgccacctccctcaccctcactcccagttccctccctggctgctccgCGGAGGGGTCCCCAGCCCCCGGCTTGGGCACACAAAGGGTCGCCGATGTCcccatgcccccccccccctcccccgggGGTGGTACCGGGCCCTGAGACGCCGTGGACGGAGCCCAGCAAACTCTCCCGCTCGGCCTCTGCCAGCCGCGGTGCCCTGGTGGCTTCCATGGTGTCCCCTGCAGCGCTGCGGACGCGGCGCTGGGGTTATATGGCCCCGGTGGCTGCGGGGAACCGGCTGGGCCCGGCGGAGGGTGCGGGGACCGGGGACGGGGAGGTGGCTGTGTACAGtcaacagcagcctctgcccctcctgtgCCCCCACCCCGCCCCGCGCCCTGGGGGGTGCCGCCGCacgccagcctgtgccagcaggcaccgacctctgccagccccagggggaCGGCGGCAACCTCCCGGTGCCACCGAAACGTCCCCAGGGACCTGCGCCacttgctctgcccctgcctcttgGGGTGttcacagccctcagcagcacacatGTGGGCACCCAACCCCCCACCGGCACCCACCCCTCTCATTTTGGGGTCCCCCCAGGGCCCACGCACGGGCACGGACGCTGCCGTGCCACCCGCTCCTTCATTTTGGGGTGTCCCCCAGTATACACAGGGACCCTCCCCCACCATGGCACTCACCAGCCCATTTTGGGGCCCCCCATGGCACACATGGGCACCCACACCCTGCTTTTGAGGGCCCCTCACAGCTCGCACGTGGGCACCCAACCCCCCCATGCCACCCCTCTCCCCCTCATTTTGGGGTGCTCCAGAAGCACCTACCCCCTGACTGCTTTGGGGTGCTCCCATGGCACACACATGGGTACCTGTCCCTTTTAGTGTCTCTGCCCAGTCCACACACAGATGCCCACCCCACAACGGCACCCACTCATTTGGGGGTCTCCTAGAAGCACCACCCCCATCTTGGGGTGCCTCAACAGCATACACATGGACATACCCCACTGTACCACCTGCCCCCCGACTTTGGGGTCCTCCCATGGCACACACATGGGCACACAACCCCCATGTCACTCATCCCCTCGTTTTGGGGTCCCTCCCACAGCATACACATAGACACACCCCCAGTTTTGGgacctccccaggggcacccaCCCCCATGTTGAGGTTCCCCCAGGTGGACAGGCACCAGGCCCGGGCACCCACCCATCCACGGCACCCAGCCCCCACGGTCCACACATGGGTACCCACCCCCTCATTTTGGGGTCCCCTTACACCCTCACTCTTCTATTTTGGGGGTCCCCCCAGAAGCACCTACTCTGCATTCTGGGGTCACTTCACACATGGGTACCCATCCTTTCATTCTGGGGTGCCCTCATACACCCTCATTTCGGGGTCCCCCCATATCCCACACATGGGCACTTGCTtccccctggcacccacccctttCATTTGGGGGTCCTCCCATGTCACCCACCCTTTAttttgctgctccccagcacttcAAGCCCGGGGGGGATGAGGATGGGGcagggggatggggaggggggggggagggagggtgaagttttctccccccaccccagggcAGGCTTTTTGCTACCCAgccccaaaccccacctggcactgctccctgccccctaCATCCCAACAAATGGCTGCCCCACCCTTAGCCCACCCCGGGAGGGGCTCTGACCCTATCTGAGTCTCCCCCACAGGCCTGCAGCCCctttcctgccccctccccccccgcagaggcagcagtgcccaggggaagCCCAACCCAGGTTTATTTAACAAAGCCACGACACAGagtggggggaaggggaaatgtTGGGGGGAGGCTATGAAACCAAGACCCCAGCGGCCCCCCCTttggccccagctccctcggggCCCTCTTTGGGGGGCTGCTTGGGGTCTTCCTCCCCCACCAGGCGGATGTTGTGCTTCTCCCTGAACTCgttcagctccctgcccttggcctgcagctgctggttcAGCGTCTCGATGATTTTGCTGATCTGGGGGAGACACAAATCAAAGAGGGGTGGGTGGGAAGAGGTTGGCAGCCAAAAAGGGGGTCCCTGAGAACGTCCTAAAACGAGGGGGGGTTCCCCTCCTCTTCACCTGCTCTTTGTTGTtct is drawn from Pogoniulus pusillus isolate bPogPus1 chromosome 43, bPogPus1.pri, whole genome shotgun sequence and contains these coding sequences:
- the LOC135192792 gene encoding V-type proton ATPase catalytic subunit A-like; amino-acid sequence: MEATRAPRLAEAERESLLGSVHGVSGPVVTATRMAGAAMYELVRVGHAELVGEIIRLEGDMATLQVYEETSGVRVGDPVLRTGKPLSVELGPGILGSIFDGIQRPLRDIAELTRSIYIPRGTNVPSLPRHLSWDFVPSKNVRVGSHVTGGDIYGTVAENSLIQHKIMVPPRSRGTVTYIAPPGHYSVSDVVLELDFQGSTEKLQMLQVWPVRQTRPVAEKLPANHPLLTGQRVLDALFPCVQGGTTAIPGAFGCGKTVISQSLSKYSNSDIIVYVGCGERGNEMSEVLRDFPELTMEVDGRTETIMKRTTLVANTSNMPVAAREASIYTGITLSEYFRDMGYHVSMMADSTSRWAEALREISGRLAEMPADSGYPAYLGARLASFYERAGRVRCLGSPTREGSVSIVGAVSPPGGDFSDPVTSATLGIVQVFWGLDKKLAQRKHFPSLNWLISYSRYLRALEPHYERLHPEFPALRSRARSILQEEEELAEIVQLVGKASLAEADKVTLEVAKLLKDDFLQQNGYSSYDRFCPFYKTVGMLHNMVTFYELARHAVEATGERRLTWATIRDSLGDILYKLSAMKFKDPVRDGEANITAAFAQLNEEMQLAFRNLED